The proteins below are encoded in one region of Tamandua tetradactyla isolate mTamTet1 chromosome 9, mTamTet1.pri, whole genome shotgun sequence:
- the SCGB1C1 gene encoding secretoglobin family 1C member 1: MKRSTAVLLVTLSLLGVCRLAMGEDTNEFFMDFLQTLLVGSPDELYEGPLSHYEVNTDAKAALAELKSCIDELQPMHKAELVKLLVRVMGGHQDP, translated from the exons ATGAAGAGGAGCACGGCCGTCCTGCTGGTGACCCTCAGCTTGCTCGGCGTCTGCC GGCTGGCCATGGGGGAGGACACCAATGAATTTTTCATGGACTTCCTGCAAACACTGCTGGTGGGGTCCCCTGACGAGCTCTACGAGGGACCCCTGAGCCACTATGAAGTCAATACAGATGCCAAGGCAGCACTGGCGGAGCTCAAGTCCTGCATTGATGAGCTGCAGCCCATGCACAAGGCAGAGCTGGTCAAGCTGCTGGTAAGGGTCATGGGGGGGCACCAGGACCCCTGA
- the CIMAP1A gene encoding ciliary microtubule associated protein 1A: MAEEVWVGSWRPHRPRGPIMALYSSPGPKYLIPPTTGFVKHTPTKLRAPAYSFRGAPMLLAENCSPGPRYSVNPKILRTGKDLGPAYSLLGRYRTKATLTPGPGDYFPEKSTKHVFDSAPSHSISARTKTFRVDSTPGPAAYALPVVMGPHTVGKASQPSFSIKGRSQLGSFSDDLHKTPGPAAYRQTDVQLTKLKAPQYTMAARVEPPGDKTLKPGPGAHSPEKVTVTRPCAPIVTFGIKHSDYMTPLVVDVE, translated from the exons ATGGCGGAGGAGGTGTGGGTGGGCAGCTGGAGGCCCCACCGTCCCCGGGGGCCCATCATGGCCCTCTACAGCAGCCCTGGGCCCAAGTACCTGATCCCACCCACCACGG GCTTCGTGAAGCACACCCCCACCAAGCTGCGAGCACCCGCCTACAGCTTCCGGGGAGCCCCCATGCTCCTGGCCGAGAACTGCTCCCCGGGGCCCCGCTACAGCGTGAACCCGAAGATCCTGCGGACCGGGAAGGACCTCGGCCCCGCCTACTCCCTCCTGGGCCGCTACCGCACCAAGGCCACGCTGACCCCCGGCCCGG gcGATTACTTTCCAGAGAAATCCACCAAGCACGTGTTCGACTCGGCGCCCAGCCACTCCATCTCGGCGCGGACCAAGACGTTCCGCGTGGACAGCACCCCAG GCCCTGCCGCCTACGCGCTGCCCGTGGTGATGGGGCCGCACACGGTGGGCAAGGCGTCGCAGCCCTCCTTCTCCATCAAGGGCCGCAGCCAGCTGGGCAGCTTCAGCGACGACCTGCACAAG ACCCCAGGTCCTGCGGCCTACCGACAGACCGACGTGCAGCTGACCAAGCTCAAGGCACCGCAGTACACCATGGCCGCCCGCGTGGAGCCCCCGGGAGACAAGACCCTCAAGCCGGGGCCAGGAGCCCACAGCCCAGAGAAG GTGACGGTGACCAGGCCCTGCGCGCCCATCGTCACCTTTGGCATCAAGCACTCCGACTACATGACGCCTCTGGTGGTGGACGTGGAGTAG
- the BET1L gene encoding BET1-like protein translates to MADWARAQSPGVVEEILDRDNKRMADNLASKVTRLKSLALDIDRDAEDQNRYLDGMDSDFMSMTGLLTGSVKRFSTMARSGRDNRKLLCSVAVALIVAFFILSYLLSRART, encoded by the exons ATGGCGGACTGGGCTCGGG CTCAGAGCCCCGGTGTCGTGGAGGAGATTCTGGACCGGGACAACAAGCGGATGGCCGACAACCTGGCCTCCAAGGTCACCAGGCTCAAATCG CTTGCCCTGGACATTGATAGGGATGCAGAAGACCAGAACCGGTACCTGGATGGCATG GACTCAGATTTCATGAGCATGACGGGTCTGCTCACTGGGAGTGTGAAGCGCTTCTCCACAATGGCACGGTCTGGGCGAGACAACCGGAAGCTTCTGTGCAGTGTGGCTGTGGCCCTGATTGTGGCCTTCTTCATCCTCTCCTACCTGTTGTCCAGGGCGCGGACGTGA
- the RIC8A gene encoding chaperone Ric-8A — protein sequence MEPRAVADAVETGEEDVIVQALRTYNRENSQSFTFDEAQLDDRKKLAELLVSALEQGLPPSHRVTWLQSVRILSRDRSCLDRFTSRQSLQALARHAGISAPEGSALKAPGADMDVVLESLKCLCNLVLSSPLAQQLAAEAGVVVRLAERVRLSRERSVPHDVQFFDLRLLFLLTALRTDVRQQLFEELQGVRLLTDTLELTLGADPEDCAPECLPHQETERAMEVLKVLFNITFDTTKREADQDTALYRHLGTLLRRCVMVAAAGDRTEEFQGHTVNLLGNLPLKCLDVLLPPGLHEGSLEFMGVNMDVVRVLLGFLEKRLDQTQRLKEGVAPVLSVLTECARMHRPVRKFLKAQVLPPLRDVRARPEVGELLRNKLVRLMTHLDTDVKRVAAEFLFVLCSESVPRFIKYTGFGNAAGLLAARGLMAGGRDRGQYSEDEDTDTEEYKEAKASINPVTGRMEEKPPNPMEGMTEEQKEHEAMKLVGMFDRLSRHRVIQPMGVSPRGHLTSLQDAMCETTEGQLSSDPDSDPD from the exons ATGGAGCCCCGGGCGGTTGCCGACGCCGTGGAGACGGGGGAGGAGGACGTGATCGTGCAGGCTCTGCGGACCTACAACCGGGAG AACTCCCAGAGCTTCACGTTCGACGAGGCTCAGCTGGACGACAGGAAG AAACTGGCGGAGCTGCTCGTCTCGGCCCTGGAGCAGGGCTTGCCGCCCTCCCACCGCGTCACCTGGCTGCAGAGTGTCCGCATCTTGTCCCGGGACCGCAGCTGCCTGGACCGGTTCACCAGCCGCCAGAGCCTGCAGGCCCTGGCCCGCCATGCCGGCATCTCAGCCCCCGAGGGCTCCGCCCTCAAGGCCCCGGGTGCGGATATGGACGTCGTGCTGGAGTCCCTCAAGTGCCTGTGCAACCTTGTGCTCAGCAGCCCCTTGGCGCAGCAGCTGGCAGCCGAGGCCGGCGTGGTGGTGAGGCTCGCCGAGCGCGTGCGGCTCTCCCGGGAGAGGAGCGTCCCACATGATGTCCAGTTCTTTGACCTGCGGCTCCTCTTCCTGCTCACGGCTCTGCGCACCGACGTGCGCCAGCAGCTGTTTGAGGAGCTACAGGGGGTGCGCCTGCTGACTGACACGCTGGAGCTGACCCTCGGGGCAGACCCCGAAGACTGCGCCCCTGAGTGCCTCCCGCACCAGGAGACTGAGCGGGCCATGGAGGTCCTCAAGGTGCTTTTCAACATCACCTTTGACACCACCAAGAGGGAGGCAGACCAG GACACTGCCCTTTACCGACACCTGGGCACCCTTCTGCGGCGCTGTGTGATGGTGGCTGCTGCTGGAGACCGGACTGAGGAGTTCCAGGG CCACACAGTCAATCTCCTGGGGAATCTGCCTCTCAAGTGTCTGGACGTCCTGCTCCCCCCGGGGCTGCACGAGGGCTCCCTCGAGTTCATGGGAGTGAACATGGATGTGGTTCGTGTGCTCCTGGGCTTCCTGGAGAAGCGCCTGGACCAG ACACAGAGGCTGAAGGAGGGCGTGGCGCCCGTGCTGAGCGTGTTGACGGAGTGTGCCCGCATGCACCGCCCCGTCAGGAAGTTCCTGAAAGCCCAG GTGCTGCCCCCACTGCGGGACGTGAGGGCCCGGCCCGAGGTGGGTGAGCTGCTACGGAACAAGCTTGTCCGCCTCATGACTCACCTGGACACAGATGTCAAGAGGGTGGCAGCTGAGTTCCTCTTTGTCCTGTGTTCCGAGAGTG TGCCCCGCTTCATCAAGTACACTGGCTTCGGGAACGCTGCCGGACTGCTGGCGGCCCGGGGTCTTATGGCAGGGGGCCGGGACAGGGGCCAGTACTCAGAGGACGAGGACACGGACACAGAGGAGTACAAGGAAGCCAAAGCCAG CATAAACCCAGTGACCGGGCGTATGGAAGAGAAGCCGCCCAACCCCATGGAGGGCATGACAGAGGAGCAGAAGGAGCACGAAGCCATGAAGCTGGTGGGCATGTTCGACAGGCTCTCCAG GCACAGAGTCATCCAGCCTATGGGCGTGAGCCCCCGGGGCCACCTCACATCCCTGCAGGATGCCATGTGTGAGACCACGGAGGGGCAGCTCTCCTCAGACCCAGACTCCGACCCCGACTGA